The following proteins are encoded in a genomic region of Desulfovibrio legallii:
- a CDS encoding alpha-amylase family glycosyl hydrolase yields MPTPPPCRPPGDLPGNPFADPALEPYQPFLQRRSRRFAAEAERIRSRYGSLRAYADLHCTLGPHLVRTPGEGRIWRWREYLPQAEAVWLVTDKGRFQRHARCRFQRRAGDIFELILPETALEHGSYVELRIQPRAAAAAGGAAQDSVAQDAAAQNAGAAGRTLKRVPAFARWVEQDAITPTQWCARIWRPEQPYRFRCRRPPRVLFPRIYEAHVGMAQADTAHHGESVGNYTDFIQEVLPRIKADGYTAVQLMGVLEHPLYRSFGYQVSSYFAPTSRCGTPDQFKALVDAAHGLGLAVLLDIPHGHACPNTEQGLAAYDGSRYFFKPQYNQWGTPAFDFSQELARRFLLSNCRYWLEEFRVDGFRFDAVGNILYLDHGLDDDFSHVGRCFYGKDNQPRADVDGELYLCLANALTHEIYPGAVTIAEEFSGMPGLTCPPEEGGLGFDCRFAMGIPDYWAHCVQNPRDMGSLWHEMTNHRPYDRTVSYVECHDQCINGEDAMIWRLLGPAMYTGMSRDADDWKISRGLAFYRLMRFITLAAADAGYLNFMGNEFGHPEWLDAAAHAHRQWRLADRKDLKYAALAAWDKAQMLELVRPFLQDFGASPLFRYIHEDKRLLAFERGGLLFAFNFHELAAQDDVTFAVTPGRYVELLSSDEPRFAGHGNLDPRARPTEHLTRPCGLLPHAGLGDITLYLPPLVGLALCRS; encoded by the coding sequence ATGCCGACACCACCCCCCTGCCGTCCCCCCGGCGATCTTCCCGGCAATCCCTTTGCCGACCCTGCGCTGGAGCCTTACCAGCCTTTTCTGCAACGCCGCAGCCGCCGCTTTGCCGCCGAGGCGGAGCGCATCCGCAGCCGCTACGGTTCCCTGCGGGCCTATGCCGACCTGCACTGCACCCTGGGCCCGCACCTGGTGCGCACGCCGGGGGAAGGCCGCATCTGGCGCTGGCGGGAGTACCTGCCCCAGGCCGAGGCCGTCTGGCTGGTGACGGACAAAGGCCGCTTCCAGCGCCACGCCCGCTGCCGCTTCCAGCGGCGGGCCGGAGATATTTTTGAGCTGATCCTGCCTGAAACCGCCCTAGAACACGGCAGCTATGTGGAGCTGCGCATCCAGCCGCGTGCGGCCGCGGCAGCCGGAGGCGCAGCCCAGGATTCCGTAGCTCAGGACGCCGCAGCCCAGAACGCCGGAGCCGCCGGGCGCACGCTCAAGCGCGTGCCGGCCTTTGCCCGCTGGGTGGAGCAGGACGCGATCACGCCCACCCAGTGGTGCGCCCGCATCTGGCGGCCGGAGCAGCCCTACCGCTTCCGTTGCCGCCGCCCGCCGCGCGTACTTTTTCCGCGCATTTATGAAGCCCATGTGGGCATGGCCCAGGCAGATACGGCCCACCACGGCGAAAGCGTGGGCAACTATACGGATTTTATCCAGGAGGTGCTGCCCCGCATCAAGGCGGACGGCTACACCGCCGTGCAGCTCATGGGGGTTCTGGAGCATCCGCTCTACCGCTCTTTCGGCTACCAGGTCAGCAGTTATTTTGCGCCCACCTCCCGCTGCGGTACGCCGGACCAGTTCAAAGCCCTGGTGGACGCCGCCCACGGCCTGGGCCTGGCTGTGCTGCTGGATATCCCTCACGGCCACGCCTGCCCCAATACGGAACAAGGCCTCGCCGCCTATGACGGCAGCCGCTATTTTTTTAAGCCGCAGTACAACCAGTGGGGCACGCCCGCCTTTGACTTCAGCCAGGAGCTGGCCCGGCGGTTTCTGCTCTCCAACTGCCGGTACTGGCTGGAAGAATTTCGCGTGGACGGGTTCCGCTTCGACGCCGTGGGCAATATCCTCTATCTGGATCATGGTCTGGACGACGATTTCTCCCATGTGGGGCGCTGCTTTTACGGCAAGGACAACCAGCCCCGCGCTGATGTGGACGGCGAGCTCTATCTCTGCCTGGCCAATGCCCTGACCCACGAGATATATCCGGGGGCCGTCACCATTGCCGAGGAATTTTCCGGCATGCCTGGGCTGACCTGCCCGCCGGAAGAAGGCGGCCTGGGCTTTGACTGCCGCTTTGCCATGGGCATTCCCGACTACTGGGCCCACTGCGTGCAAAACCCGCGCGATATGGGCAGCCTGTGGCACGAGATGACCAACCACCGACCCTATGACCGCACCGTCAGCTATGTGGAGTGCCACGACCAATGCATCAACGGGGAGGACGCCATGATCTGGCGGCTCCTGGGCCCGGCCATGTACACCGGCATGAGCCGGGATGCGGACGATTGGAAGATCTCGCGCGGGCTGGCTTTTTACCGCCTCATGCGCTTTATTACCCTGGCTGCGGCCGATGCGGGCTACCTCAACTTCATGGGCAACGAATTCGGCCACCCGGAATGGCTGGACGCAGCAGCCCACGCCCACCGCCAGTGGCGGCTGGCCGACCGGAAGGACCTCAAATACGCTGCCTTAGCCGCCTGGGACAAAGCCCAGATGCTGGAGCTGGTGCGGCCTTTTTTGCAGGACTTTGGCGCAAGCCCCCTCTTCCGCTACATCCATGAGGACAAACGCCTGCTGGCCTTTGAGCGGGGCGGGCTGCTCTTCGCTTTCAATTTTCATGAACTTGCGGCTCAGGACGACGTGACCTTTGCCGTGACGCCGGGCCGCTATGTGGAGCTGCTTTCCTCGGACGAGCCGCGCTTTGCGGGCCACGGCAACCTGGATCCCCGCGCCCGCCCTACGGAACACCTTACCCGGCCCTGCGGCCTCCTGCCCCATGCGGGGCTGGGGGACATCACCCTCTACCTGCCGCCCCTGGTGGGCCTGGCCCTGTGCCGGAGCTGA
- a CDS encoding 4Fe-4S dicluster domain-containing protein has product MSKVGITHIHAECIGCKACEVQCRSIHGDQIVSPFCHIREVQRQKARPHAVEYSYLACFHCKKPKCVPACPTGAMRARPDGLVYLEAALCDGCKACVEACPWHIPVWNPRSGKVEKCDLCKDRIDHGLEPACVATCAMGCLHFASADAAAPH; this is encoded by the coding sequence ATGAGCAAAGTCGGCATCACACATATCCATGCGGAATGCATAGGCTGTAAAGCCTGTGAAGTGCAGTGCCGCAGCATCCATGGCGACCAGATCGTCAGCCCGTTTTGTCATATCCGCGAGGTGCAGCGTCAGAAGGCGCGGCCCCACGCGGTGGAGTATTCCTATCTGGCTTGTTTCCATTGCAAAAAGCCCAAATGCGTGCCCGCCTGTCCCACCGGGGCCATGCGCGCGCGTCCTGACGGGCTTGTCTACTTGGAAGCCGCACTCTGCGACGGCTGCAAGGCCTGCGTTGAGGCCTGCCCGTGGCATATCCCCGTTTGGAACCCCCGCAGCGGCAAAGTGGAAAAATGCGACCTGTGCAAGGACCGTATCGACCATGGTCTGGAACCGGCCTGTGTGGCCACCTGCGCCATGGGGTGCCTGCACTTTGCCTCCGCGGACGCTGCCGCACCCCATTAG
- a CDS encoding metallophosphoesterase family protein: protein MDVVRYIHAADLHLDTPFLGIARETAQGEHLARLLRDAAFTAMERLFRLCETEKPHFLVLAGDIYNEENHSIKAQLALRDGCRRLEAAGVRVFLAHGNHDPLSSRLTAIAWPDNVTVFGQEAECRPVEQDGRVIALVHGISHARLRENRNLARQFHRDATQNCFQLGVLHCTLEGQTKADRYAPCTLEDLKAAGLDAWALGHVHERRILSQTPFVAYSGSTQGLHINEPGPRGCLRVGVSPAPGGGYRCRAEPVRLGPVQWAVAEADLDGVEQLDAAEARLIAALEAAAEATEPGCEALIVRLRLQGRTGLDSLLRDPTRQAELTERLEGLQTATPGIWIKDVQADTSPLLDMEAALAREDLLGETLRLAQKLERGPEDDLTALTDAALAPLYSHNQLRKLLAPLDASQRRALLEEARRLCTDLLEVR from the coding sequence ATGGACGTTGTACGCTACATCCACGCGGCGGATCTGCACCTGGACACGCCCTTCCTCGGCATCGCCCGCGAAACGGCCCAGGGCGAACACCTGGCCCGCCTCCTGCGCGACGCCGCATTCACCGCCATGGAACGCCTGTTCCGCCTCTGCGAAACGGAAAAACCCCACTTTCTTGTCCTGGCCGGGGACATCTATAATGAAGAGAACCACAGCATCAAAGCCCAGCTCGCCCTGCGCGACGGCTGCCGCCGCCTGGAGGCCGCGGGCGTGCGCGTGTTCCTGGCCCACGGCAACCACGACCCCCTTTCCTCGCGGCTGACGGCCATCGCCTGGCCGGACAACGTGACCGTGTTCGGTCAGGAAGCGGAATGCCGCCCCGTGGAACAGGACGGCCGCGTCATCGCCCTGGTGCACGGCATCAGCCACGCCCGCCTGCGCGAAAACCGCAACCTGGCCCGCCAGTTTCACCGGGATGCGACGCAGAACTGCTTTCAGCTGGGCGTGCTCCATTGCACGCTGGAAGGCCAGACCAAGGCGGACCGCTACGCCCCCTGCACGCTGGAAGACCTCAAAGCCGCCGGGCTGGACGCCTGGGCCCTGGGCCATGTGCACGAGCGCCGCATCCTGTCCCAGACCCCCTTTGTGGCTTACAGCGGCAGCACGCAGGGCCTGCACATCAACGAACCCGGGCCGCGCGGCTGCCTGCGGGTGGGCGTAAGCCCAGCGCCTGGGGGCGGCTACCGCTGCCGGGCGGAGCCCGTGCGCCTGGGCCCCGTGCAGTGGGCCGTGGCCGAGGCGGATCTGGACGGCGTGGAGCAGCTGGACGCGGCCGAAGCGCGCCTTATCGCCGCCCTGGAAGCGGCGGCCGAGGCTACGGAGCCCGGCTGCGAGGCGCTTATCGTCCGGCTGCGGCTGCAGGGCCGCACGGGCCTGGACTCCCTGCTGCGCGACCCGACCCGGCAGGCGGAGCTCACGGAACGTCTGGAAGGCCTGCAGACGGCTACGCCCGGCATCTGGATCAAGGACGTGCAGGCGGATACCAGCCCCCTGCTGGATATGGAAGCCGCCCTGGCCCGTGAAGACCTGCTGGGCGAAACCCTGCGCCTGGCGCAAAAGCTGGAGCGCGGGCCGGAAGACGACCTGACCGCCCTGACGGACGCGGCCCTGGCCCCCCTCTACAGCCACAACCAGCTGCGCAAACTGCTTGCGCCTCTGGATGCGTCACAACGCCGCGCCCTGCTGGAAGAAGCCCGGCGGCTGTGCACGGATCTGCTGGAGGTCCGCTGA
- a CDS encoding molybdopterin-dependent oxidoreductase, which produces MDAVQQIHSVCGMCSVRCPITVEQSNNAVSMIYGNRQSPLKGALCARGVAGKALEEDAERPHGPLIRVGERGEGKWREVSWDEALDYVARKVRAAQEQYGRETVLWSDREGPFTDLYRAFMRGLGSPNVCTHSPSCDLNTHHACKAVFGYGRGMMVYDYANCKHLVLQTRNIFEAINVGEARTVMRALRGGCKLSVIDIRHTVTASKADNVFIIRPGSDYAFNLAVIHTLIAQELYDKAYVAAYATGFEELRAFVTPYTPAWAAAECGVEAQAIEDLARALAAAAPHVIWHPGWMTSRYSDSFQVSRTALVITALLGGFATPGGILPGRTPKDCGKPDLKKFTDLYPAPQCPRADGLGRDNKAFDTGKGMLHRAFRAINAPEGTPPVKIYFAWRHDPLQGFPDPDALRELFSGLDLLVSVSFSWSDTAWYADVVLPLSTYLARDSIIAGKKGLKPQFFVRRQAVRPKFDSRADWEIISGLARRLGLDALAFSSVEDVWNYQLQGTGLSITDFDAKGFVSLTRDPLYADLKTLKIPTASGKIELASTGYGAKAGLPMLQPYTAPTPPPPDAFRITFGRAAVHTQGHTVNNPLLFEQMPENTAWIHTQRAKAAGLAPGDRVRVLDAKGVSMGEVGIKVTDLIHPEALFVVHGFGHKLSCESRAFHKGVSDSLCLRGGLTMEDAAGGGLSLQEHFVTLEKVAF; this is translated from the coding sequence ATGGACGCAGTTCAACAAATCCACAGCGTCTGCGGCATGTGCAGCGTGCGCTGCCCCATTACCGTGGAGCAAAGCAACAACGCCGTAAGTATGATTTATGGCAACAGGCAAAGCCCGCTCAAGGGCGCTTTGTGCGCGCGCGGCGTCGCGGGCAAGGCCCTGGAGGAGGATGCGGAACGCCCTCACGGCCCGCTGATTCGCGTTGGGGAGCGCGGCGAGGGCAAGTGGCGCGAGGTTTCCTGGGACGAGGCTCTGGACTATGTGGCTCGCAAAGTGCGCGCCGCGCAGGAACAATACGGCAGGGAAACTGTCCTCTGGTCGGACAGGGAAGGCCCCTTTACCGACCTTTACCGGGCTTTCATGCGTGGGCTGGGCTCGCCCAACGTCTGCACGCACAGCCCCTCCTGCGACCTGAACACCCACCATGCCTGCAAGGCCGTGTTCGGCTACGGGCGGGGCATGATGGTTTACGACTACGCCAACTGCAAGCATCTGGTGCTGCAGACCCGCAATATTTTTGAAGCCATCAACGTGGGCGAGGCGCGCACGGTCATGCGGGCCCTGCGCGGGGGCTGCAAACTTTCCGTCATCGACATCCGGCATACGGTTACGGCTTCCAAGGCCGACAACGTCTTCATCATCCGGCCCGGCAGCGACTACGCCTTCAACCTGGCGGTCATCCACACGCTTATCGCGCAGGAGCTTTACGACAAGGCTTATGTGGCCGCCTACGCCACCGGGTTTGAAGAGCTGCGCGCCTTTGTGACCCCGTATACCCCTGCCTGGGCCGCTGCGGAGTGTGGCGTGGAGGCGCAGGCCATTGAGGATCTTGCGCGTGCTCTGGCGGCGGCGGCCCCGCACGTCATCTGGCACCCCGGCTGGATGACCTCGCGCTACAGCGATTCCTTTCAGGTGAGCCGCACCGCGCTGGTTATTACCGCGCTCTTGGGCGGTTTTGCCACGCCGGGCGGCATTTTGCCCGGCCGCACGCCCAAGGACTGCGGCAAGCCCGACCTTAAAAAATTCACGGACCTCTATCCCGCCCCCCAATGCCCCCGCGCGGACGGCTTAGGGCGGGACAACAAGGCCTTTGATACCGGCAAAGGCATGCTGCACAGGGCCTTTCGGGCCATCAACGCGCCTGAGGGCACGCCGCCCGTAAAAATTTATTTTGCCTGGCGGCACGACCCCTTGCAGGGCTTTCCCGACCCGGACGCCCTGCGCGAGCTTTTTTCCGGCCTGGATCTGCTGGTAAGCGTGAGCTTCTCCTGGTCTGACACCGCCTGGTATGCGGATGTGGTGCTGCCGCTTTCCACTTATCTGGCCAGGGACAGCATCATTGCGGGCAAAAAAGGGCTCAAGCCCCAGTTCTTTGTCCGCCGCCAGGCCGTGCGGCCCAAATTTGACAGCAGGGCCGATTGGGAGATCATCAGCGGTCTGGCCCGGCGGCTGGGCCTGGACGCTCTGGCATTCTCCAGCGTGGAAGACGTCTGGAACTACCAGCTTCAGGGCACGGGCCTGAGCATAACGGATTTTGACGCCAAGGGCTTTGTCTCCTTGACCAGGGATCCCCTGTACGCGGACCTCAAGACCCTGAAGATTCCTACGGCCTCCGGCAAGATTGAGCTTGCCAGCACGGGCTACGGGGCCAAGGCCGGGCTGCCTATGCTGCAGCCCTATACTGCCCCCACACCGCCGCCGCCCGACGCCTTTCGCATTACCTTCGGCCGGGCCGCCGTGCACACCCAGGGGCATACGGTCAACAATCCCCTGCTTTTCGAACAGATGCCGGAAAATACCGCCTGGATCCATACCCAACGCGCCAAAGCCGCCGGGCTTGCCCCCGGCGATCGGGTGCGCGTGCTGGACGCCAAAGGCGTCAGCATGGGCGAGGTGGGCATCAAGGTTACGGACCTGATCCACCCTGAGGCCCTGTTTGTGGTGCACGGTTTTGGGCATAAGCTGTCATGTGAAAGCCGGGCTTTTCACAAGGGCGTTTCCGACAGCCTCTGCCTGCGCGGCGGGCTGACTATGGAGGATGCGGCCGGCGGCGGCCTCTCCTTGCAGGAGCATTTTGTCACGCTGGAAAAAGTTGCGTTTTGA
- a CDS encoding sulfite exporter TauE/SafE family protein, which yields MNRKKVVLGITTLFLLLMAGQAFAAGGDGISAAIAKQLAVAPESVQVNAAPGYLGIPGGPHVGTLLAFGWALWVGWIFSTVGAFGGVMAAVGHMSVYGLGAYAKSFPKIMNADGKLMNAPLNSTITDSVRASNQMLVGLSSVISTFTYYRMKRLVLPLGIALGLGSILGAFGSATLTAGKLNFSSYQGYFGIFVLMLGLYLTWETSPAGQRSKSKAKEAAKAFEAAVKSKKTDGGAAPTGVQILKFTPTICQFTFCGVEFSFNPLLPFLGGLVIASIAAFLGVGGGFLLVPFITSVTQLPMYLAAGTSALAVLVSMITGITTLMLHGVMVDWQLVGIELAGVAVGSIVGPYTSRFFSDLWLKRIFILLALYVGVDYVLRGFFNYRIFG from the coding sequence ATGAACCGCAAAAAAGTCGTCCTGGGCATTACCACCCTGTTTCTGCTTCTTATGGCAGGGCAGGCTTTTGCCGCGGGCGGGGACGGCATCAGCGCCGCCATCGCCAAACAACTGGCCGTTGCGCCCGAAAGCGTGCAGGTCAATGCAGCGCCCGGATACCTGGGCATTCCCGGCGGCCCGCATGTAGGCACGCTGCTGGCCTTCGGCTGGGCCCTGTGGGTGGGCTGGATTTTCTCCACCGTGGGGGCCTTTGGCGGCGTTATGGCCGCCGTGGGGCACATGAGCGTTTACGGCCTGGGCGCTTACGCCAAGTCCTTCCCCAAAATCATGAATGCCGACGGCAAACTGATGAACGCGCCGCTCAACTCCACGATCACGGATTCCGTGCGCGCCTCCAACCAGATGCTGGTGGGGCTTTCCTCCGTCATCAGCACCTTTACCTACTACCGCATGAAGCGCCTGGTGCTGCCCCTGGGCATTGCCCTGGGCCTCGGCTCCATCCTCGGCGCGTTTGGTTCCGCCACCCTCACGGCCGGCAAGCTGAACTTCTCGTCCTACCAGGGCTATTTCGGCATTTTTGTGCTGATGCTTGGCCTGTACCTTACCTGGGAAACTTCCCCCGCCGGTCAGCGCTCCAAAAGCAAGGCCAAGGAAGCGGCCAAGGCCTTTGAAGCCGCAGTCAAAAGCAAGAAAACCGACGGCGGCGCGGCCCCCACGGGCGTGCAGATCCTCAAATTCACGCCTACCATCTGCCAGTTTACTTTCTGCGGCGTGGAATTTTCGTTCAACCCGCTGCTGCCCTTCCTGGGCGGCCTGGTCATCGCCAGCATCGCGGCCTTCCTCGGCGTGGGCGGCGGCTTCCTGCTGGTGCCCTTCATCACCAGCGTGACCCAGCTGCCCATGTATCTGGCCGCCGGCACCTCAGCCCTGGCCGTGCTCGTGAGCATGATCACCGGCATCACCACCCTGATGCTCCACGGCGTTATGGTGGACTGGCAGCTGGTGGGCATTGAGCTGGCCGGCGTGGCCGTGGGCTCCATTGTGGGCCCCTACACCTCCCGCTTTTTCTCTGATCTCTGGCTGAAGCGCATCTTCATCCTGTTGGCCCTTTATGTGGGCGTTGACTATGTGCTGCGCGGCTTCTTCAACTACCGGATCTTCGGCTAG